The following coding sequences are from one Arthrobacter sp. PvP023 window:
- a CDS encoding heme o synthase — protein sequence MTATVSTTDTPLNASRLPGKIGIARKAKAYLALTKPRVIELLLVSTLPTMIYAERGFPSIGLILATLVGGAFAAGSAGAFNCYIDRDIDKLMHRTENRPLVTGEVTPREALVFSWLLGAAAIAILWFGANPLSAWLGLGAIVFYVVIYTMILKRRTAQNIVWGGAAGCFPVLIAWAAVTNTVEWPAIVLFMVIFLWTPPHYWPLSMRYGEDYRNANVPMLGAIAGAKVVSVQVVLYAWAMVACSLLLIPAGGAGWVYTVTAVVAGAWFLYESHALYNRAQGGDVSNKGAMKVFHGSISYLTLLFIALAVDPFVGSAIMG from the coding sequence GTGACTGCCACCGTGAGCACAACAGATACGCCGCTGAACGCCTCCCGGCTCCCCGGAAAGATCGGGATAGCCCGCAAAGCCAAGGCGTACCTTGCCCTCACGAAACCGCGGGTCATCGAGCTCCTGCTGGTGAGCACGCTGCCCACTATGATCTACGCTGAACGCGGATTCCCCTCCATCGGGCTGATCCTTGCAACGCTCGTGGGCGGAGCGTTCGCTGCCGGTAGTGCCGGTGCATTCAACTGCTATATCGACCGCGACATCGACAAGTTGATGCACCGGACCGAGAACCGGCCCTTGGTCACGGGTGAAGTGACTCCGCGCGAGGCGCTGGTCTTCTCCTGGTTGCTGGGTGCGGCCGCCATCGCGATCCTCTGGTTCGGCGCCAACCCGCTCTCGGCGTGGCTAGGCCTCGGCGCCATCGTTTTCTACGTTGTCATCTACACGATGATCCTTAAGCGCCGCACGGCCCAGAACATCGTCTGGGGCGGAGCGGCCGGATGCTTCCCGGTGCTGATCGCCTGGGCCGCCGTGACAAACACGGTGGAGTGGCCGGCCATCGTCCTGTTCATGGTGATTTTCCTGTGGACCCCTCCGCACTACTGGCCGCTGTCCATGCGCTACGGCGAGGACTACCGCAACGCCAACGTGCCGATGCTCGGGGCAATCGCCGGCGCAAAGGTAGTCTCGGTCCAGGTTGTCCTGTACGCGTGGGCCATGGTTGCCTGCTCGCTGCTGCTGATCCCCGCCGGCGGGGCCGGCTGGGTCTACACTGTGACCGCCGTCGTCGCCGGCGCCTGGTTCCTGTACGAATCGCATGCCCTCTATAACCGGGCCCAGGGCGGCGACGTCTCCAACAAGGGGGCCATGAAGGTCTTCCACGGTTCCATCAGCTACCTGACCCTGCTCTTCATTGCATTGGCTGTCGACCCCTTCGTGGGTTCAGCCATCATGGGCTAG
- the tkt gene encoding transketolase — MEEQELSWTSLDQRAVDTVRILAADAVEKVGNGHPGTAMSLAPAAYLLFQKLMRHDPKNPDWIGRDRFILSPGHTSLTLYIQLFLSGYGLELKDLKALRTWGSLTPGHPEYKHTAGVEITTGPLGQGLASSVGFAYSQRRQRGLFDADAPAGTSPFDHTIWVIASDGDLQEGVTSEASSLAGHQELGNLVVVYDENHISIEDDTDVAFTEDVLKRYEAYGWHVQRVDWTKTGEYKEDVQELYAALLAAKAETSKPSIVSLRTIIGYPAPKKQNTGKIHGSALGAEEVAALKSVLGFDPAKTFEVDEEVLAHARAVVDRGAAARSEWQDSFEAWQAANPDAAALLERVEARKLPVELDSALPVFEAGKDVSTRAASGKVLNAIGPVMPELWGGSADLAESNNTTIEGSPSFIPVSRSTDAWKGNPYGRVLHFGIREHAAASIVNGIALHGKTRAFSGTFLIFSDYQRPAIRLGALMGVPSLYVWTHDSIGLGEDGPTHQPVEQLASLRAIPGLDVVRPGDANEVSAAWKAMLENHENPAGIVLTRQNIPTYARGEGDAEGDTFGAVSGVAKGGYVLAEASKDGKTADAQVILIGTGSEVQLAVNAREALQAEGIATRVVSMPCVEWFNKQDAAYRDAVLPPAVKARVSVEAGLALGWKEFVGDAGRSISLEHFGASADYKRLFQEFGITAEAVAAAAKESLAGLSN, encoded by the coding sequence TTGGAAGAGCAAGAACTGTCATGGACCAGTTTGGACCAGCGAGCCGTTGACACGGTCCGCATTCTGGCCGCGGACGCGGTCGAAAAGGTAGGCAACGGCCACCCGGGGACGGCGATGAGCCTCGCCCCGGCCGCGTACCTTCTCTTCCAGAAGCTGATGCGCCACGATCCGAAGAACCCGGACTGGATCGGCCGCGACCGGTTCATCCTCTCCCCAGGTCACACGTCCCTGACGCTGTACATCCAGCTGTTCCTCTCCGGCTACGGCCTGGAACTGAAGGACCTTAAGGCGCTGCGGACCTGGGGTTCGCTGACTCCGGGACACCCGGAGTACAAGCACACCGCCGGTGTGGAAATCACCACCGGCCCGCTGGGCCAGGGCCTGGCGTCCTCGGTCGGTTTCGCGTACTCCCAGCGCCGCCAACGCGGACTGTTCGACGCCGATGCTCCCGCCGGCACCTCCCCGTTCGACCACACGATCTGGGTCATTGCCTCCGACGGCGACCTCCAGGAAGGCGTGACCTCCGAGGCTTCCTCGCTGGCCGGCCACCAGGAACTCGGCAACCTCGTCGTGGTGTACGACGAGAACCACATCTCCATTGAAGACGACACCGACGTCGCGTTCACCGAGGACGTCCTCAAGCGCTACGAAGCCTACGGCTGGCACGTCCAGCGCGTGGACTGGACGAAGACCGGCGAATACAAGGAAGACGTGCAGGAACTGTATGCCGCCCTCCTCGCTGCAAAAGCGGAGACCTCCAAGCCCTCGATCGTGTCGCTTCGGACCATCATCGGCTACCCGGCGCCGAAGAAGCAGAACACCGGCAAGATCCACGGCTCCGCCCTGGGTGCCGAGGAAGTCGCCGCGCTGAAGAGCGTGCTGGGCTTTGACCCCGCGAAGACGTTCGAAGTTGACGAAGAGGTGCTGGCCCACGCCCGCGCCGTCGTGGACCGCGGTGCGGCCGCCCGCAGCGAATGGCAGGACTCCTTCGAAGCGTGGCAGGCCGCCAACCCCGACGCCGCCGCGCTGCTGGAACGTGTCGAGGCCCGCAAGCTCCCGGTGGAACTCGATTCTGCCCTGCCGGTGTTCGAAGCAGGCAAGGACGTCTCCACCCGTGCCGCCTCCGGCAAGGTCCTGAACGCGATCGGGCCGGTCATGCCGGAACTGTGGGGCGGCTCGGCCGACCTCGCCGAATCCAACAACACCACCATCGAAGGTTCGCCCTCGTTCATCCCCGTGTCCCGGTCCACCGATGCGTGGAAGGGCAACCCGTACGGCCGGGTGCTGCACTTCGGCATCCGTGAGCATGCCGCCGCCTCGATCGTGAACGGCATCGCCCTGCACGGCAAGACCCGCGCGTTCTCCGGTACCTTCCTGATCTTCTCCGACTACCAGCGCCCGGCCATCCGCCTCGGCGCACTGATGGGTGTCCCGTCCCTGTACGTCTGGACGCACGACTCCATCGGCCTCGGCGAAGACGGCCCCACCCACCAGCCGGTGGAGCAGCTGGCCTCCCTGCGCGCCATTCCGGGCCTGGACGTTGTCCGCCCCGGTGACGCGAACGAGGTTTCCGCCGCTTGGAAGGCCATGCTCGAAAACCACGAGAACCCGGCCGGCATCGTCCTGACCCGCCAGAACATCCCCACCTACGCCCGCGGCGAAGGCGACGCCGAGGGTGACACCTTCGGTGCCGTCTCCGGCGTGGCCAAGGGAGGCTACGTCCTGGCCGAAGCCTCCAAGGACGGCAAGACCGCCGACGCCCAGGTCATCCTGATCGGCACCGGTTCCGAGGTCCAGCTGGCCGTGAACGCCCGCGAAGCCCTCCAGGCCGAAGGCATCGCCACCCGCGTGGTGTCGATGCCGTGCGTGGAGTGGTTCAACAAGCAGGACGCCGCCTACCGTGACGCCGTCCTGCCCCCCGCCGTGAAGGCGCGCGTGTCTGTCGAAGCAGGCCTGGCCCTGGGCTGGAAGGAATTCGTCGGCGACGCCGGCCGTTCCATCAGCCTGGAGCACTTCGGCGCCTCCGCGGACTACAAGCGCCTCTTCCAGGAATTCGGCATCACGGCAGAAGCAGTAGCCGCCGCGGCCAAGGAATCCCTCGCCGGCCTCTCCAACTGA
- the tal gene encoding transaldolase codes for MTTPTQQLSDAGVSIWLDDLSRGRLQTGTLRKLIEEKNVVGVTTNPSIFHAAITSGTDYDATIAEQAAAGATVEETVFEITTTDVADACDLFAPVAAATKGVDGRVSIEVDPRLAWDTAGTIAEAKHLYKKVNKDNVLIKIPATLEGLEAITATLAEGISVNVTLIFSLERYRAVINAFQSGLEQAKGNGHDLSKIHSVASFFVSRVDAEIDKRLDAIGTDEAKALKGKAGLANARLAYQVYEELFSTERWALLAEAGALPQRPLWASTGVKDPAYPDTLYVTELVAPGVVNTMPEKTLDATFDHGVVTGDTVTRGYDDANATLNALDALGISYNDVVALLESEGLDKFVASWKELLGDVEGALASARKAS; via the coding sequence ATGACTACCCCTACCCAGCAGCTCTCGGACGCCGGCGTCTCGATCTGGCTCGACGACCTCTCCCGCGGCCGCCTGCAGACCGGCACCCTGCGCAAGCTCATCGAAGAGAAGAACGTCGTTGGTGTCACCACCAACCCGTCCATCTTCCACGCCGCCATCACCTCCGGCACGGACTACGACGCCACCATCGCTGAGCAGGCAGCAGCCGGTGCCACCGTTGAAGAGACCGTCTTCGAAATCACCACCACTGACGTTGCCGACGCCTGCGACCTGTTCGCCCCCGTCGCCGCAGCCACCAAGGGCGTCGACGGCCGGGTGTCCATCGAAGTGGACCCCCGCCTCGCCTGGGACACCGCCGGCACCATCGCCGAAGCGAAGCACCTGTACAAGAAGGTCAACAAGGACAACGTCCTCATCAAGATCCCGGCAACCCTCGAAGGCCTCGAGGCCATCACGGCCACCCTGGCTGAGGGCATCAGTGTCAACGTGACCCTGATCTTCTCGCTGGAACGCTACCGCGCAGTCATCAACGCGTTCCAGTCCGGCCTGGAACAGGCCAAGGGCAACGGCCACGACCTCTCCAAGATCCACTCGGTCGCATCCTTCTTCGTCTCCCGCGTCGACGCCGAAATCGACAAGCGCCTCGACGCCATCGGCACCGACGAAGCCAAGGCACTCAAGGGCAAGGCCGGCCTGGCGAACGCCCGCCTGGCCTACCAGGTGTACGAGGAGCTCTTCTCCACCGAACGCTGGGCACTGCTCGCCGAAGCCGGCGCCCTCCCGCAGCGCCCGCTGTGGGCCTCGACCGGTGTGAAGGACCCGGCCTACCCGGACACCCTCTACGTCACCGAACTCGTCGCACCCGGCGTGGTCAACACCATGCCGGAGAAGACCCTCGACGCCACGTTCGACCACGGTGTGGTCACGGGCGACACCGTCACTCGCGGCTACGACGACGCAAACGCGACGCTGAACGCCCTCGACGCGCTGGGGATTTCCTACAACGACGTCGTGGCACTGCTTGAGTCCGAGGGCCTGGATAAGTTCGTGGCCAGCTGGAAGGAACTGCTGGGTGACGTCGAAGGCGCCCTGGCCTCTGCACGGAAGGCTTCCTAA
- a CDS encoding glucose-6-phosphate isomerase, which yields MSTLSYDATGAAREALEQHLPALLEDRIATRIFAKDHTLWGPDAEQESAIRLGWVEAATVSQPLVSDILELRDALKAEGVTRIVLCGMGGSSLAPEVIAGTAGVELTVLDSTDPEQVSAALVDRLGETAIVVSSKSGSTVETDSQRRIFEQAFTDAGVDAKSRIVIVTDPGSPLDKASREAGYRAVFNADPNVGGRFSALTAFGLVPCGLAGVDIQAFLDEAEEAAEILNEDAPENIGLALGTALGGTNPLRNKIVIAEDGSGIVGFADWAEQLIAESTGKLGTGVLPVVAGPSAPEVTSGAADVLVVRLVAADADDVQLGDNEVAIAGGLATQMMVWEFATAVAGRLLGINPFDQPDVEAAKVAARGLLDAQPEPTPANFVDGAIEVRGGDWLGAASTASAAVSALLAQLADDSYLSVQAYFDRLAYAPFEGVRDQLAAVSGRPVTFGWGPRFLHSTGQFHKGGPAIGVFLQVTAESATDLSIPERPFTFGELISAQAAGDAQVLSDHGRPVLRLHLTDRAAGVKQLQDIFSELAGQAASHTES from the coding sequence ATGAGCACACTCAGCTACGACGCCACCGGCGCAGCCCGTGAGGCACTTGAGCAGCACCTCCCCGCGCTGCTGGAAGACCGCATCGCCACCAGGATTTTCGCGAAGGACCACACCTTGTGGGGGCCCGACGCCGAACAGGAATCCGCTATCCGGCTGGGCTGGGTCGAGGCGGCCACCGTCTCGCAGCCGCTGGTCAGCGACATCCTGGAACTCCGCGACGCACTGAAGGCCGAGGGCGTCACGCGCATTGTCCTCTGCGGCATGGGCGGATCCTCGCTTGCGCCCGAGGTCATTGCGGGCACCGCTGGCGTCGAGCTGACTGTGCTTGACAGCACCGACCCTGAACAGGTCAGTGCTGCTTTGGTGGACCGCCTTGGCGAAACCGCCATTGTCGTTTCGTCCAAGTCCGGCTCCACCGTCGAAACGGATTCCCAGCGGAGGATCTTCGAGCAGGCCTTCACCGATGCCGGAGTTGACGCGAAGAGCCGTATCGTCATCGTCACTGACCCGGGTTCGCCGCTGGACAAGGCATCGCGGGAGGCCGGCTACCGCGCAGTCTTCAACGCCGACCCCAACGTCGGCGGACGCTTCTCGGCACTGACCGCCTTCGGACTGGTCCCCTGCGGGCTGGCCGGCGTGGACATCCAGGCGTTCCTGGACGAGGCCGAAGAGGCAGCAGAGATCCTTAACGAGGACGCCCCCGAGAACATCGGCCTCGCCCTGGGCACCGCGCTGGGCGGCACCAACCCGCTGCGGAACAAGATCGTGATTGCGGAGGACGGATCCGGGATCGTCGGTTTCGCCGACTGGGCCGAACAGCTCATCGCCGAATCCACCGGTAAGCTCGGCACCGGAGTTCTGCCGGTCGTCGCCGGTCCGTCAGCACCGGAGGTCACCTCCGGCGCTGCCGACGTCCTGGTGGTGCGTCTGGTAGCTGCCGACGCCGACGACGTCCAGCTCGGTGACAACGAGGTAGCCATTGCCGGCGGCCTGGCGACGCAGATGATGGTGTGGGAATTTGCCACCGCCGTCGCCGGGCGCCTGCTGGGCATCAACCCGTTTGACCAGCCCGACGTCGAAGCCGCCAAGGTGGCCGCACGCGGCCTGCTGGACGCTCAGCCGGAACCGACCCCGGCCAACTTCGTCGACGGCGCCATAGAGGTGCGCGGCGGCGACTGGCTGGGAGCTGCCTCGACGGCGTCTGCCGCAGTGTCCGCGCTGCTCGCCCAGCTCGCCGACGACAGCTACCTCAGCGTCCAGGCCTACTTCGACCGGCTGGCATATGCCCCGTTCGAAGGTGTCCGTGACCAGCTCGCAGCAGTCAGCGGACGTCCTGTGACGTTCGGCTGGGGCCCGCGCTTCCTGCACTCCACCGGCCAGTTCCACAAGGGCGGACCCGCCATCGGTGTGTTCCTGCAGGTCACTGCCGAGTCCGCAACGGACCTCTCCATCCCGGAGCGGCCGTTCACGTTCGGCGAGCTGATCTCGGCCCAGGCCGCCGGCGACGCCCAGGTTCTCAGCGACCACGGCCGTCCGGTCCTCCGCCTGCACCTCACAGACCGCGCCGCAGGCGTCAAGCAGCTGCAGGATATTTTTTCAGAGCTTGCCGGCCAGGCAGCATCCCACACTGAAAGCTAA
- the zwf gene encoding glucose-6-phosphate dehydrogenase, with translation MPETENGSRKSAGRGRNPLRDPRDRRLNRIAGPSSLVLFGVTGDLARKKLMPAVYDLANRGLLPPSFALVGFARRQWENEDFAAEVKESVKAYARTPFDEAVWNQLSEGIRFVQGEFDDDEAFERLGDTIDELDEQRGTRGNHAFYLSIPPKAFEQVCRQLSKHGLAQAEGDKWRRVVIEKPFGHDLESARQLNDIVESVFPPDAVFRIDHYLGKETVQNILALRFANQLFEPLWNANYVDHVQITMAEDIGTGGRAGYYDGVGAARDVIQNHLLQLLALTAMEEPISFNADDLRAEKEKVLAAVKLPEDLSTHSARGQFAGGWQGGEQVLGYLEEEGIPADSTTETYAAIRVDIHTRRWAGVPFYLRAGKRLGRRVTEIAVVFKRAPNLLFRDHGEDDFGQNAVVIRVQPDEGATIRFGSKVPGTQMEVRDVTMDFGYGHSFTESSPEAYERLILDVLLGEPPLFPRHQEVELSWKILDPFEEYWAGLGEQPEPYAPGSWGPASADELLARDGRTWRRP, from the coding sequence ATGCCAGAAACTGAAAACGGCAGCAGGAAGTCAGCAGGGCGGGGACGCAACCCGTTGCGGGATCCCCGGGACCGCCGGCTGAACCGCATCGCCGGTCCCTCCTCGCTGGTCCTCTTCGGAGTGACCGGCGACCTTGCCCGCAAGAAGCTCATGCCTGCCGTCTACGACCTGGCCAACCGCGGCCTGCTGCCGCCGAGCTTCGCCCTGGTGGGCTTCGCCCGGCGGCAGTGGGAAAACGAGGATTTCGCCGCCGAGGTCAAGGAGTCCGTCAAGGCCTACGCACGTACGCCGTTTGATGAGGCTGTGTGGAACCAGCTCTCCGAGGGCATCCGCTTTGTCCAGGGAGAGTTCGACGACGACGAAGCCTTTGAGCGGCTCGGCGACACGATCGACGAGCTGGACGAGCAGCGCGGAACGCGCGGCAACCACGCGTTTTACCTCTCGATTCCGCCGAAAGCGTTTGAACAGGTCTGCCGACAGCTGTCGAAGCACGGCCTGGCGCAGGCTGAGGGTGACAAGTGGCGCCGTGTCGTCATTGAGAAGCCGTTCGGGCACGACCTCGAGTCCGCCCGGCAGCTCAACGACATCGTGGAGTCTGTCTTCCCGCCCGACGCGGTCTTCCGGATCGACCACTACCTGGGCAAGGAAACAGTCCAGAACATCCTGGCCCTGCGGTTCGCGAACCAGCTGTTCGAACCGCTCTGGAACGCGAACTATGTTGACCACGTCCAGATCACCATGGCCGAGGACATCGGTACGGGCGGCCGGGCAGGCTACTACGACGGTGTGGGCGCGGCCCGCGACGTCATCCAGAACCACCTGCTCCAGCTCCTGGCGCTGACGGCCATGGAGGAACCCATTTCCTTCAACGCCGATGACCTTCGTGCCGAGAAGGAAAAGGTCCTGGCCGCGGTTAAGCTCCCGGAGGACCTGTCGACGCACTCGGCGCGCGGTCAGTTCGCCGGCGGCTGGCAGGGCGGCGAGCAGGTCCTTGGCTACCTGGAGGAGGAAGGCATCCCTGCCGACTCCACCACGGAAACCTACGCCGCCATCCGGGTGGACATCCACACGCGCCGCTGGGCAGGTGTGCCGTTCTACCTCCGTGCCGGAAAGCGGCTGGGGCGCCGGGTGACGGAAATCGCCGTCGTCTTCAAGCGCGCCCCCAACCTTCTTTTCCGCGATCACGGCGAGGACGACTTCGGCCAGAACGCCGTGGTGATCCGGGTGCAGCCTGACGAGGGCGCCACGATCCGGTTCGGTTCGAAGGTTCCTGGGACGCAGATGGAAGTCCGCGACGTCACGATGGACTTCGGCTACGGGCACTCGTTCACCGAGTCCAGCCCCGAAGCGTACGAACGGCTCATCCTGGACGTCCTGCTGGGCGAACCGCCGCTGTTCCCGCGTCACCAGGAAGTGGAACTGTCCTGGAAGATCCTGGATCCCTTTGAAGAGTACTGGGCCGGCCTGGGCGAACAGCCTGAGCCGTATGCCCCCGGAAGCTGGGGCCCCGCCTCGGCCGATGAGCTGCTTGCCCGCGACGGACGAACCTGGAGAAGGCCATGA
- a CDS encoding glucose-6-phosphate dehydrogenase assembly protein OpcA — translation MIVDLPDTTTSAISKKIMSLREQGGVIALGRVLTLVVVTKSGLEEEAIEAANEASREHPCRIIVLADAGANSPTRLDAQIRVGGDAGASEVIVLRGYGELAEESESLVAALLLPDAPIVAWWPHGAPKSACETSIGRIAHRRITDSANEEDPQKALDNIRNTYKAGDTDLAWTRLTNWRIQLAAVLDQVDSSPVTAVAVEGASDSPSTLLLAAWLTLALDAPVTIVADPAGTGIRRVRLSRASGDVQLFRPGLSVAELTQPGQPAQRISLPRRSLRDCLAEELRRLDPDEVFGEVITIGLPRTNLRSVRPSER, via the coding sequence ATGATCGTAGATCTTCCCGACACAACAACCTCCGCCATCTCCAAGAAGATCATGTCCCTGCGCGAGCAGGGCGGCGTGATCGCGCTCGGCCGGGTGCTCACCCTTGTGGTGGTCACCAAGTCCGGGCTGGAGGAGGAGGCTATTGAAGCGGCCAACGAAGCCAGCCGGGAACACCCCTGCCGGATCATCGTCCTTGCCGATGCCGGAGCCAACTCCCCCACCCGGCTGGACGCCCAGATCCGCGTGGGCGGCGACGCCGGCGCATCCGAAGTGATCGTGCTCCGCGGGTACGGCGAGCTCGCCGAGGAAAGTGAATCCCTCGTTGCCGCCCTCCTGCTCCCCGATGCTCCGATCGTGGCCTGGTGGCCGCACGGTGCGCCCAAGAGCGCCTGTGAGACGTCCATCGGGCGGATTGCGCACCGCCGCATCACCGACTCCGCCAATGAGGAGGACCCGCAGAAGGCACTGGACAACATCCGGAATACGTACAAGGCCGGCGACACCGACCTCGCCTGGACCCGCCTCACCAACTGGCGGATCCAGCTGGCCGCTGTCCTGGACCAGGTCGACTCTTCGCCCGTCACGGCCGTCGCCGTGGAAGGCGCCTCGGACTCCCCCAGCACCCTCCTTCTTGCAGCCTGGCTGACACTGGCCCTCGATGCCCCGGTGACCATCGTGGCAGACCCCGCCGGGACCGGCATCCGGCGCGTCCGGCTCAGCCGCGCCAGCGGCGACGTTCAGCTGTTCCGCCCGGGATTGTCTGTGGCTGAACTGACGCAGCCGGGCCAGCCCGCACAGCGCATCTCGCTGCCGCGCCGCAGCCTCAGGGACTGCCTTGCCGAAGAACTGCGGCGGCTGGATCCCGACGAAGTCTTCGGTGAAGTGATTACTATTGGACTGCCCCGCACAAATCTAAGGAGTGTCCGTCCCAGTGAGCGCTGA
- the pgl gene encoding 6-phosphogluconolactonase: MSADPRVSIHPDSSVLMAAIAARLITKLVDVQDKHGEATVVLTGGTVGIGTLRAVADSAASPAVNWSKVNFWWGDERFVGSSDSDRNTLQAHEALLSHIPVDPERVHEPGSTDDFDSPEDAAADYARRLAQAAAAEHAADMSDDRPENPGTLPRFDVVLLGVGPDAHVASLFPEQAGIREKELTVVGVRNSPKPPPERISLTLPAINTASEVWMVVAGEDKAGAVGLALAGANPVQVPAAGPTGRSRTLWLIDENAASRVPEQLVRKGPAGS, from the coding sequence GTGAGCGCTGATCCCAGAGTAAGCATCCACCCTGACTCATCCGTACTGATGGCTGCCATCGCGGCCCGGCTCATTACCAAACTCGTGGACGTCCAGGACAAACACGGTGAGGCAACGGTGGTGCTCACGGGTGGCACTGTGGGCATCGGCACCCTCAGGGCGGTTGCTGACTCGGCGGCCTCTCCGGCAGTGAACTGGTCCAAGGTCAACTTCTGGTGGGGCGACGAACGCTTTGTCGGCAGCTCAGACAGCGATCGCAACACCCTCCAGGCGCACGAGGCGCTGCTGTCGCACATCCCCGTGGACCCGGAACGGGTGCATGAACCCGGCTCCACGGACGACTTCGACAGTCCGGAAGATGCCGCTGCTGACTACGCGCGGCGGCTTGCCCAGGCAGCCGCGGCGGAGCATGCAGCGGACATGTCCGATGACCGTCCCGAGAACCCGGGGACGCTTCCCCGCTTCGACGTGGTCCTCCTTGGCGTAGGCCCGGATGCCCATGTGGCCTCGCTCTTCCCCGAACAGGCAGGCATCAGGGAGAAAGAGCTCACGGTTGTGGGCGTCCGGAATTCCCCGAAACCGCCGCCCGAACGCATTTCGCTGACATTGCCGGCGATCAACACGGCGAGCGAAGTGTGGATGGTCGTTGCGGGCGAGGATAAGGCAGGTGCCGTGGGCCTTGCCCTGGCAGGCGCAAACCCCGTACAGGTCCCCGCGGCGGGACCTACCGGCCGCTCTCGGACGCTGTGGCTAATCGATGAGAATGCCGCGTCACGGGTTCCCGAGCAGCTAGTCCGTAAAGGTCCCGCGGGCTCGTAG